The Pseudooceanicola aestuarii genomic sequence CACATAGGCGCCCAGGTTGACGAAGGACGGCATCAGCACCACGCCCGGCGCGACATAGGCGGATTTGCGGACGATGCAGTTGGGCACGGCGCGGAACCCAGCGGCGCCCCATTCGGCCTCGCCCCAGCCGGCGAACTTGCTGTCCACCTTGTCCCACCAGCCGCCGCCCTGCGGGCCGCCGGATTGCAGTTCCATGTCCTTGAGGCGGAAGCCCAGCAGAACGGCCTTTTTCGCCCATTGGTTGACGTGCCAGTCACCGTCGCGTTTCTCGGCCACGCGCAGGGCGCCGCCGTCCAGCGCGTTCAGCGTTTCCTCGATCGCGGCGCGGGTGTCACCGCCGGTGGCGGGGGTGATCGTGTCGCGCGCCTCCCAGGCGGCTTCGATGGCGGTTTCCAGTTGCGCGATGTCCATGTCCCGTCTCCGTGATGAGGTGTCCCCGGCCCTATACTGGCCCCGGCCCCATACTGGCAATGCCCCGGCTGGCAAATCGGCGCCGGTTCCCCCGGCGCGCCGGGCGGGGTAGGAAGAGGGCAAAGAAGGATCGCATCATGACCGACGACAGCCGCTCGCCTTTCCGCGACGCCCATTCCGACATCGACACCGCATCGCAGGTGCCCGACACGCCGCAGACCCGTGCCCCGGCCTATCGCCTGGCCTTTGCCGATGACGAATTCATCCAGCGCGACGAGCTGCGGCCCGTCCGCTTGCAGCTGGAGCTGCTGAAGCCGCAGATGATCATGGACGAACGCAATATCGATTCGACCATCGTCCTGTTCGGCGGCGCCCGCATTCCCGCCCCCGCCCACCGCGACACCGCCCGCACCGAAACGCTGGCCGATCTGTCGCGCTTTTACGACGAGGCGCGGACCTTTGCCCGTCTGATGACGGAAAAGAGCATGGAGAGCTACGGCCGTGAAAACGTCATCGTCACCGGCGGCGGCCCCGGCGTGATGGAGGCCGGCAACCGGGGCGCGGCGGATGCCGGTGGGGCCTCCATCGGGTTGAACATCGTGCTGCCGCATGAACAGGCGCCCAATGAATACGTGACGCCGGATCTGTGCTTCAACTTCCACTATTTCGCGATCCGCAAGATGCATTTCCTGATGCGCGCCCGCGCGATCTGCGTCTTTCCCGGCGGTTTCGGCACCCTGGACGAGATGTTCGAGGCCCTGACCCTGATCCAGACCGGCCGCATGGAAAAACTGCCCTTCCTCCTGTTCGGCGAAGACTTCTGGCGCCGGATCATCAACTGGGAGGCCCTGGCCGAGGCCGGTACCATCGCGGAGGAAGACCTGAAGCTGTTCCGCTTTGTCGAGACGGCCGAAGAAGCGATCGAGGCGATCGAAACCTGGGACGGCGCGGGGGAAAAACGCGCCCATGTGCCGGGGCGCACCTGATGTCGGCGCTGGCCCCGGCGGCCGGTGGGGCCGTCGCGGTGCTACGGGTCGGGGTGCTGTTCCTGGCCGGGCTGGGGGCGGCGGCGCAATTCGCGAAATTCTCCGTCCTGTTTCCGGCGTGGCAGGCCGCCTATCCGCACGCCGGGGCCTGGCTGGGGTTTCTGGTGACCCTGGTCAGCCTGACAGGTCTGGCCTTTGGTCTGGTCGCCGGGATGCTGGTGGCGCGGATCGGGTTCCGGCGGGTGCTGATCTGGGCGCTGCTGCTGGGCGCCGCGATTTCCACCGGGCAGGCGCTGTTGCTGCCGTTGCCCGCGATGATGGCCCTGCGCGCGGCGGAGGGGCTGTCGCACCTGGCGCTGGTCGTCGCGGCGCCGACGCTGATGGCGCAGATCAGCGATGACCGGATGCGGC encodes the following:
- the dapD gene encoding 2,3,4,5-tetrahydropyridine-2,6-dicarboxylate N-succinyltransferase, with protein sequence MDIAQLETAIEAAWEARDTITPATGGDTRAAIEETLNALDGGALRVAEKRDGDWHVNQWAKKAVLLGFRLKDMELQSGGPQGGGWWDKVDSKFAGWGEAEWGAAGFRAVPNCIVRKSAYVAPGVVLMPSFVNLGAYVDSGTMVDTWATVGSCAQIGKNVHLSGGVGIGGVLEPMQAGPTIIEDNCFIGARSEVVEGVIVREGSVLGMGVYLGQSTKIVDRDTGEVFMGEVPPYSVVVSGSMPSKNGVHLYCAVIVKRVDEKTRAKTGVNELLRD
- a CDS encoding TIGR00730 family Rossman fold protein, whose translation is MTDDSRSPFRDAHSDIDTASQVPDTPQTRAPAYRLAFADDEFIQRDELRPVRLQLELLKPQMIMDERNIDSTIVLFGGARIPAPAHRDTARTETLADLSRFYDEARTFARLMTEKSMESYGRENVIVTGGGPGVMEAGNRGAADAGGASIGLNIVLPHEQAPNEYVTPDLCFNFHYFAIRKMHFLMRARAICVFPGGFGTLDEMFEALTLIQTGRMEKLPFLLFGEDFWRRIINWEALAEAGTIAEEDLKLFRFVETAEEAIEAIETWDGAGEKRAHVPGRT